A region of Toxorhynchites rutilus septentrionalis strain SRP chromosome 1, ASM2978413v1, whole genome shotgun sequence DNA encodes the following proteins:
- the LOC129775561 gene encoding anaphase-promoting complex subunit 1 isoform X2, whose translation MITASEPMEFIPRGRKAVDEHPGPLVLKKPATVPSDFILLQRMQDVNISLDESPSEFYTIREIYSELDDGGVDIPGFMLDANVNTEEELYVKGNTAVWSKGINSDETAPHVCLTCDNPIKFAFFCPREFLNSDDTKAKPDPGHENNTDQSAYTGVCLLDGSTLKVYCSNGENFISSLECPISNVWITKSGVLFEKEPSSTVLEAHSIQMPRLFSLTHPLDEMCPVLIKMNNSVTYLTEAEYRLVFTCEENNLVLMFDEKAGRHFICMLRKATDDEKNTVGCGNDSVCYSSSAFNISTSASQHMISVTSAATPQSFYKSSLLARHSASTAGRPSLGVTISSPYANSLHVGQIGSFNLNTSGVGSTNRSFLQPQHQSMGATPLSRLQSTLGGSASLLDVRKIGQAEPSKPIVPEYCLDHIWTDQANTEFNEMASLGFLHVDLIENNYLCYLLPRTEKLSLVRIGKSLSSSAISASTSSVQIPAKDAVSLKRMNMIAVLAPCGTLMLYTGPVHVGKVHVGGILSSLVTSSALSASFGSSQGFRRSSLLPSVLSQTDTRFDEELHMLSPVQPLHHGPNVLSPRMTNCQGIRDGSGNRLTLSFASEKMFRISLPVMSESHLVSRCLVALRETLEESLALDVMIRWYGTRNAPGSRDFNGDREWKIFREMLFQSIGRPFPPTSELDRSQTKSSFVEPKKRRKSENCMGSDNDWEYLMAHSGQKHVADDAKKSIPPLAYDSTKQLFVHLPNILFKLHLLYEDMKLEPLLENYLKMLAEFLYELTLDLKLEIFQLHYFLDFQHLAHLRSHCSIRNEDSSKFMNVSKDDFEQVPNIFQYLHTLITNPTNVNVPVYPCFERINCQSRDIILIVAYLYRVKALAKWITAQLECLLGCTYTPKTNNIEEIMASSVLRVLIKRGYNRSNIERLPISLYYLIAQFLEVNRNKPLSSFKSEVYELLLRPELFAHSVFNARTQPVYNTTKKTVNGLKEHSLSLRRKPPPEIIPKNETKQDESGMENMDTKLLRLRFPDDLRINDVKTFLNSCQPVLIDIVQAPNVSDHEFIEEQEKQLYALCIRTMALPIGRGMFTLRTSRPTATQTLPIPKLCLTGKEIHRGATIEIQQLEVPPNMSLWPTFHNGVAAGLRICSDTPDIDSTWITYNKPKGATEIPTEHAGFLMALGLNGHLKTLSFMSIYEYLVKCDEMTSLGLLLGISATHRGTMDTKTTKLLSVHIEALLPPTAVELDISQNIQVASLMGIGLVYQGTAKRHIAEVLLQEIGRPPGPEMENYVERESYALTAGLALGLVTLEQGEKSTALRDLDIPDTLHYYMVGGNKRSLVGAQKEKYKLPSFQIKEGDTVNIDVTAPGATLALGLMYFRTGNEAIANWMKPPETTYLLDFIRPDLLLLRIVARNLILWDDIDASTEWVHGQIPQTLSEIIKQRLQTDDQQYPADHEAQCQAYCNIVCGAAICIGLKYAGTGEEQAFAILNYLLKYFLKVSGRPFGDFAGKQTIENCTIMILLAVSMVMAGTGDIRVLRIIRMLRSRFSQCHVTYGSHMAIHMALGFLFLGAGRYTLSRSAEAIAALICSIFPKFPIHSNDNRYHLQAFRHLYVLAIEPRLFLPRDIDSGKLCLCEIHYLEKGKDTPIKVMAPCMLPELHTLEKVYVEDKNYWHIYFDRENWDILENILKSSGCIDIKQRAGCLSYLEDPNRLKSMLTQTLTTDKYTSWKIDPKSLLAFSTDQRISNLVNKFLLLSEHCSIDEVEPISTTERNIAQMLVLQTYDCLTHDKMHALPIFMDLMNLIINFDSCNNASKLWQIRILTAIITRRKPTQESDLLVSQDMLQSLNDRVCSRMADTLKENSHLILSYVVGASPERTLTEILTEVCGEGRQRIAKLIVFYDLPFKVLNNEILRRLDKTDYLQFVWGLKKQYPKLPSQTICFIAEILGLGKMWES comes from the exons ATGATAACCGCCTCGGAACCTATG GAATTCATTCCACGGGGTCGCAAGGCGGTGGATGAGCATCCAGGCCCCCTCGTGTTGAAAAAACCGGCAACGGTGCCGTCTGATTTTATCCTGCTACAGCGGATGCAAGATGTGAACATTTCACTTGACGAGTCGCCTTCGGAGTTTTACACGATCAGAGAAATATACAGCGAGCTCGACGACGGCGGTGTTGATATACCGGGCTTCATGCTTGACGCAAACGTGAACACCGAGGAGGAACTGTATGTAAAGGGCAATACTGCCGTCTGGTCGAAAGGCATAAACAGTGACGAGACAGCTCCTCATGTTTGCCTAACGTGTGACAATCCGATTAAGTTTGCTTTCTTTTGTCCTCGGGAGTTCTTGAATTCGGACGATACTAAAGCGAAACCAGATCCGGGTCATGAAAA taaTACCGACCAGTCCGCTTATACAGGAGTGTGTTTGTTAGACGGAAGCACTTTAAAAGTGTACTGTAGTAATGGCGAAAATTTCATATCGTCTCTTGAATGTCCAATCTCAAACGTATGGATTACAAAGAGTGGAGTGTTATTCGAGAAAGAGCCCTCCAGCACTGTTTTGGAAGCCCATTCGATACAAATGCCTCGACTATTTTCATTGACCCACCCACTAGATGAAATGTGTCCTGTTCTGATAAAAATGAACAATTCGGTCACTTATCTCACTGAAGCAGAATATCGCTTGGTGTTCACTTGCGAGGAGAATAATTTGGTTCTCATGTTCGATGAGAAAGCTGGAAGGCATTTCATCTGTATGCTACGCAAAGCGACCGATGATGAGAAAAATACAGTAGGCTGCGGTAACGATAGTGTATGCTACTCTAGCAGTGCCTTCAATATTAGCACTAGTGCGTCACAACATATGATTTCGGTTACTTCCGCTGCCACGCCACAATCCTTCTACAAAAGTTCCC TTTTAGCTCGACATAGCGCATCAACGGCTGGTCGGCCGAGTTTGGGTGTCACCATTAGCAGCCCATACGCAAATAGTTTGCATGTAGGACAGATTGGTTCATTCAATTTGAACACTTCCGGTGTAGGCTCAACGAACCGTAGTTTCTTGCAACCACAACACCAATCTATGGGTGCAACACCACTATCGAGACTTCAATCAACCCTGGGAGGTTCCGCTTCACTTCTGGACGTGAGAAAAATTGGCCAGGCCGAGCCGTCGAAACCAATCGTTCCGGAATATTGTTTGGATCACATATGGACCGACCAGGCGAACAC GGAATTCAATGAAATGGCTTCACTTGGATTTTTGCACGTGGATCTCATAGAGAATAACTATCTGTGTTATTTGCTACCCCGCACAGAGAAGCTGAGTCTGGTGCGCATTGGTAAAAGCTTATCATCGAGTGCGATTTCCGCAAGCACTTCGTCAGTGCAAATACCCGCCAAGGATGCTGTTTCACTCAAAAGAATGAATATGATTGCCGTTCTGGCTCCCTGCGGAACGCTAATGCTTTACACCGGACCCGTTCACGTTGGGAAAGTACATGTTGGTGGCATACTGAGTAGCTTAGTTACGTCTAGCGCTTTAAGTGCTTCATTTGGATCGTCGCAAGGCTTCCGGCGGAGCAGCTTGCTGCCCTCGGTTCTATCCCAGACAGATACACGATTCGACGAAGAGCTGCATATGTTGTCTCCGGTGCAGCCACTGCATCATGGTCCCAACGTGCTCTCACCCCGAATGACCAATTGTCAGGGTATCAGAGACGGTTCAGGTAATCGGTTAACGTTGTCTTTTGCAAGCGAAAAAATGTTTCGCATATCCCTCCCGGTAATGAGTGAGTCTCATTTGGTGTCTCGCTGCTTGGTAGCCTTACGGGAGACCTTGGAGGAGAGTCTTGCGTTGGATGTTATGATTCGATGGTATGGGACCAGAAATGCGCCCGGATCGAGAGATTTCAACGGCGATCGTGAGTGGAAAATCTTTCGGGAAATGCTTTTCCAGTCCATTGGCAGACCATTTCCGCCAACCAGTGAGCTTGATAGATCTCAAACCAAATCATCGTTCGTTGAACCCAAAAAGAGACGCAAAAGTGAGAATTGTATGGGCAGCGATAATGATTGGGAGTATCTGATGGCGCATAGCGGACAGAAGCACGTGGCGGATGATGCAAAAAAGTCAATCCCGCCTCTGGCTTACGATTCAACCAAACAATTGTTCGTACATTTGCCAAATATTCTGTTCAAACTGCATTTGCTGTATGAGGATATGAAACTTGAACCGCTGTTAGAGAATTATCTCAAAATGTTGGCTGAGTTTCTATACGAACTAACGCTAGATTTAAAGCTGGAAATATTTCAGCTACACTacttcttggattttcaacatTTGGCTCATCTCCGATCACACTGTTCCATACGGAATGAAGATAGCAGCAAATTTATGAACGTGTCGAAAGACGACTTCGAGCAGGTACCGAACATCTTTCAATATTTACACACCCTAATAACCAATCCAACGAACGTGAATGTGCCTGTGTATCCCTGCTTTGAAAGAATCAACTGCCAAAGTCGGgatatcattttgattgtagCCTATCTATATAGAGTGAAAGCACTCGCAAAATGGATAACGGCACAATTAGAATGTCTTCTCGGCTGCACCTACACTCCGAAGACAAACAATATAGAAGAAATAATGGCGAGCAGCGTGCTTCGCGTATTAATCAAAAGAGGTTACAATCGTTCGAACATAGAAAGGCTTCCGATAAGTCTCTATTATTTGATTGCACAGTTTCTCGAAGTCAACCGCAATAAACCACTGAGTTCGTTCAAGTCGGAAGTGTACGAACTCTTGCTAAGGCCAGAATTGTTTGCCCACTCTGTTTTTAACGCTCGCACCCAACCCGTATACAACACAACGAAAAAAACTGTAAACGGGCTAAAAGAACATTCCCTATCGCTGCGGCGAAAACCACCACCGGAAATCATtccgaaaaatgaaacaaaacaagACGAAAGCGGCATGGAAAACATGGATACCAAACTGTTGAGGCTGCGATTCCCAGATGACCTAAGGATCAATGACGTAAAAACATTCCTGAACAGTTGTCAGCCCGTTTTGATAGATATTGTACAAGCTCCAAACGTTTCGGACCACGAGTTCATCGAGGAACAGGAGAAACAACTCTATGCGTTGTGCATCCGTACGATGGCTCTCCCCATCGGGCGAGGGATGTTTACTCTCAGAACGAGTCGTCCAACGGCTACCCAAACTCTACCGATTCCGAAACTTTGTCTGACCGGAAAAGAAATCCATCGAGGGGCCACTATTGAGATCCAACAACTCGAGGTTCCCCCGAACATGAGCTTGTGGCCAACGTTCCACAATGGCGTGGCTGCTGGTTTGAGAATCTGCTCCGACACACCCGATATCGATTCCACCTGGATCACATACAACAAGCCAAAGGGAGCTACGGAAATTCCTACTGAACATGCAGGTTTCTTGATGGCACTTGGTCTAAATGGTCATCTAAAAACACTATCCTTCATGAGCATCTACGAATACCTTGTGAAGTGCGATGAAATGACTAGCTTGGGGCTGCTGCTAGGAATTTCGGCCACCCATCGGGGTACAATGGACACGAAAACCACTAAACTTCTTAGTGTGCACATTGAAGCTCTATTGCCTCCAACCGCTGTGGAGTTGGATATTTCACAGAACATCCAAGTGGCTTCGCTGATGGGCATCGGACTTGTCTACCAAGGTACTGCCAAGCGCCACATCGCCGAAGTGCTTCTGCAGGAAATCGGTAGACCTCCGGGCCCAGAAATGGAGAACTATGTGGAACGCGAATCATACGCCCTTACAGCTGGATTGGCGCTGGGTTTGGTTACGTTGGAACAGGGCGAAAAATCGACCGCTTTGAGGGATTTGGATATCCCGGACACCTTGCACTACTACATGGTCGGAGGTAATAAGCGTTCTCTTGTTGGTGCGCAGAAGGAGAAGTACAAGCTTCCCTCATTCCAAATCAAGGAAGGTGACACAGTTAATATTGACGTTACAGCCCCCGGAGCAACTCTTGCCCTCGGACTGATGTATTTCCGTACCGGCAATGAAGCCATCGCCAATTGGATGAAACCGCCCGAAACGACCTATTTACTGGATTTCATAAGACCCGATCTATTGCTGCTTAGGATTGTTGCGAGGAATTTAATTCTCTGGGATGATATTGATGCTTCAACGGAATGGGTTCATGGTCAGATACCTCAGACACTgtcggaaataataaaacagcgTCTACAAACTGACGACCAACAATATCCAGCCGACCATGAAGCACAGTGTCAGGCATATTGTAACATAGTTTGTGGGGCAGCTATATGTATAGGACTGAAATATGCCGGAACGGGTGAAGAACAAGCCTTCGCGATTCTTAACTATCTGCTCAAATATTTCCTCAAGGTGAGTGGGCGTCCCTTTGGGGACTTtgccggaaaacaaacaatagaaAACTGCACCATCATGATTCTACTGGCGGTGTCGATGGTGATGGCTGGTACCGGAGACATACGAGTGTTACGAATCATAAGAATGCTGCGATCGAGATTCAGTCAATGTCATGTGACGTACGGATCCCACATGGCAATTCATATGGCTTTGGGATTCCTATTTTTGGGCGCAGGTCGGTATACACTGTCACGTTCTGCGGAAGCGATTGCGGCCCTGATTTGCTCCATTTTCCCGAAGTTTCCGATTCACAGCAACGACAACCGATATCATCTGCAAGCGTTCCGTCATCTGTACGTGTTGGCGATTGAACCCAGACTGTTCCTTCCGCGGGATATCGATAGCGGAAAACTGTGCCTCTGCGAGATCCACTATCTTGAGAAAGGAAAGGATACGCCGATTAAAGTGATGGCACCTTGTATGTTGCCAGAACTTCATACACTCGAAAAGGTATATGTTGAGGATAAGAATTATTGGCATATATACTTCGACCGTGAAAATTGGGACATTTTAGA aaaTATTCTAAAATCAAGTGGTTGCATCGACATAAAACAGCGAGCAGGCTGTTTGTCGTATTTAGAAGATCCCAACCGTCTCAAGTCGATGTTAACTCAAACATTGACTACGGATAAATACACTTCGTGGAAGATAGATCCCAAGAGTTTGTTGGCCTTTTCAACCGATCAAAGAATCTCGAATCTAGTAAACAAGTTCCTTCTCCTATCGGAACACTGTTCGATAGATGAAGTCGAACCTATATCTACAACTGAGAGGAACATCGCCCAAATGTTGGTTCTACAAACATATGATTGTCTCACTCATGATAAAATGCATGCTCTACCTATCTTTATGGATCTGATGAAC CTCATCATCAACTTCGATTCGTGTAACAATGCGTCAAAACTATGGCAAATTCGAATTTTAACGGCAATCATCACTCGGAGGAAGCCGACCCAGGAAAGCGATCTGCTCGTATCCCAGGATATGCTACAATCGCTGAACGATCGCGTTTGCTCTAGGATGGCAGACACGCTGAAGGAAAACTCTCACCTCATTCTCTCGTATGTCGTTGGAGCATCTCCCGAGCGTACACTTACCGAAATACTGACGGAAGTGTGCGGAGAAGGCAGACAGCGGATCGCCAAGTTGATAGTATTCTACGATTTACCCTTTAAGGTACTCAATAACGAAATTCTCAGGAGATTGGATAAAACAGACTACCTACAGTTCGTTTGGGGATTGAAGAAGCAATACCCAAAACTTCCTTCCCAAACCATATGTTTTATAGCTGAAATCCTTGGTCTTGGTAAAATGTGGGAATCATGA